In one Nocardia tengchongensis genomic region, the following are encoded:
- a CDS encoding ACP S-malonyltransferase, producing MAAATELLRAEGAGSLTALRVGAPFHCSLMATLEERFAAGLHLADFRDPTTTVISSVTAQPVSSGKEARELLRRQLTAPVRWIEVIGAAAELGCTDYLEIGPGRVLSGLANRMVADATVRSTQDARRIAAAVAEYA from the coding sequence GTGGCCGCCGCGACCGAACTGCTGCGCGCCGAGGGCGCGGGCTCGCTGACCGCGCTGCGGGTCGGCGCACCGTTCCACTGCTCGCTCATGGCCACGCTCGAGGAGCGGTTCGCCGCGGGACTGCACCTGGCCGACTTCCGCGATCCGACCACCACCGTCATCAGTTCAGTTACCGCACAACCTGTTTCGAGCGGCAAGGAGGCGCGGGAACTGCTGCGCCGCCAGCTCACCGCCCCGGTCCGCTGGATCGAGGTGATCGGCGCCGCCGCCGAACTCGGCTGCACCGACTACCTGGAGATCGGCCCCGGACGCGTGCTGTCCGGACTCGCCAACCGCATGGTCGCCGACGCCACGGTACGCAGCACCCAGGACGCCCGCCGCATCGCCGCGGCCGTCGCCGAATACGCCTGA
- a CDS encoding ACP S-malonyltransferase has translation MNANLIAAAHTPAQPAAHDGQRRVLAMFPGQGSQREGMAAHLIREHPATAGAVFERADECLGLPLRALCTEGDAEQLRATEIAQPAILATALATFEVLRAEGFAPDLVAGHSLGEFAALAAAGVLDLADALTLVRLRGELMAEIAAAVPGAMTAVAGVPAARIQEICAGVDGVVELAN, from the coding sequence ATGAACGCCAATCTGATCGCGGCGGCCCACACGCCGGCCCAGCCGGCCGCCCATGACGGACAACGACGGGTGCTGGCCATGTTCCCCGGGCAGGGATCCCAGCGCGAGGGCATGGCCGCCCACCTGATCCGGGAGCACCCGGCCACCGCCGGAGCGGTCTTCGAACGGGCCGACGAATGCCTGGGCCTGCCGCTGCGGGCACTGTGCACCGAGGGCGACGCGGAGCAGCTGCGCGCCACCGAGATCGCGCAACCGGCCATCCTGGCCACCGCGCTGGCCACCTTCGAGGTGCTGCGCGCCGAGGGCTTCGCGCCCGACCTGGTGGCCGGGCACAGCCTCGGCGAATTCGCGGCGCTGGCCGCGGCCGGGGTGCTGGACCTGGCCGACGCGTTGACCCTGGTGCGGTTGCGGGGCGAGCTGATGGCCGAGATCGCGGCCGCGGTGCCGGGCGCGATGACCGCCGTCGCCGGGGTGCCCGCGGCCCGGATCCAGGAGATCTGCGCCGGCGTCGACGGGGTCGTCGAACTCGCCAACTAA
- a CDS encoding LuxR C-terminal-related transcriptional regulator, with product MPTSHRIDTARGDYRVPTLTGRHAQLTELRRLLRDPDIRLLTVTGPAGVGKSRLAAAALAAPEYHDRSTATVDLANVIDPPELWLAVLAAAVRRPVPRCPEGGVTEILADLAAALDGRPAILVLDNCDRLAAEIAADVAALLARCPELTVVTTSRRALALYQECLFQVPPLPWRTEHTDPAYGTSPAVRLLLNSIDTRYRSTAAVAATGLLDAIAGELGGVPLALELAASSIGRIGAQRTLERIRSGHPLMPSPFVDTPARHRTIRDCVEWAPPELDDATLELLLHLSRYEVAVDLEEVRLLSGEPGDRTEERLAMLVDHSLLDHDADAAGNLRYRMSGLTRTYCRQLLHAEPERREHHSATPSPEADPESPVSRLTKRQLQIAHLVAAGMTNRMIATQLGIAEWTVVNHLRQVMTKLECPSRLHVALVIERETQQPA from the coding sequence GTGCCGACCTCGCACCGCATCGATACCGCCCGCGGCGATTACCGGGTGCCGACATTGACCGGACGGCACGCGCAGCTCACCGAGCTGCGCAGACTGCTGCGCGATCCCGACATCCGCCTGCTCACCGTGACCGGACCGGCGGGGGTGGGCAAGAGCCGGCTGGCGGCCGCGGCGCTCGCCGCACCCGAGTATCACGATCGGTCCACTGCCACAGTGGATCTCGCGAATGTCATCGATCCGCCGGAGTTGTGGCTCGCGGTACTGGCCGCCGCCGTGCGCCGCCCGGTGCCCCGCTGCCCCGAGGGCGGCGTCACCGAGATCCTCGCCGACCTGGCCGCCGCGCTCGACGGCCGGCCCGCGATCCTGGTGCTGGACAACTGCGATCGGCTCGCCGCCGAGATCGCCGCCGATGTCGCCGCACTGCTCGCCCGATGCCCGGAGCTGACCGTCGTCACCACCAGCAGGCGCGCGCTCGCGCTCTATCAGGAGTGCCTGTTCCAGGTGCCGCCGCTGCCTTGGCGCACCGAACACACCGATCCCGCCTATGGCACCTCCCCGGCAGTTCGGTTGCTGCTCAACAGCATCGACACGCGCTACCGCAGCACCGCGGCCGTCGCCGCCACCGGTCTGCTCGACGCGATCGCCGGAGAGCTGGGCGGGGTGCCGCTGGCGCTGGAACTGGCAGCGAGCTCGATCGGCCGGATCGGCGCCCAGCGGACGCTGGAGCGCATCCGGTCCGGCCATCCGCTCATGCCCTCACCGTTCGTCGACACTCCGGCCCGGCACCGCACCATCCGCGACTGTGTGGAATGGGCTCCGCCCGAGCTCGACGACGCGACCCTCGAACTGCTGCTGCACCTGTCGAGGTACGAGGTCGCCGTCGACCTCGAGGAGGTGCGGCTGCTCAGCGGCGAGCCCGGCGACCGCACCGAGGAGCGGCTGGCCATGCTGGTCGATCACAGCCTGCTCGACCACGACGCCGACGCCGCGGGCAATCTCCGCTACCGCATGTCCGGGCTCACCAGGACCTATTGCCGGCAGCTGCTGCACGCCGAACCCGAACGGCGCGAACACCACTCGGCCACCCCGTCGCCCGAGGCCGATCCGGAGTCGCCGGTGTCCCGGCTCACCAAGCGCCAGCTACAGATCGCGCATCTGGTCGCGGCGGGCATGACCAATCGCATGATCGCCACCCAGCTCGGCATCGCCGAGTGGACGGTGGTGAACCACCTGCGCCAGGTGATGACCAAGCTGGAGTGCCCGTCGCGACTGCACGTGGCCCTGGTGATCGAACGCGAGACCCAGCAGCCCGCTTGA
- a CDS encoding ABC transporter permease subunit, with protein MRIHPMTLQITIPTPPETRQPMLRPRKRLRPVDFLVLGVGVFLIAVALRLFRDMSVPWTPGSGVEAVSTDPGRLPYYAARTTLRMFLGLAASILFTLVVGQWAAHSRRAEKVLVPMVDVLQSVRTLPRELDDAARMLRLTRWQRLWQLEVPAAMVPLIWNGMMSFGGAWFMLAASEVITVSGRDEALPGMGSFIATATAEGQVGRLLLAGEHEHTRRAA; from the coding sequence ATGCGGATTCATCCAATGACGCTCCAGATCACCATTCCCACCCCGCCCGAAACACGGCAGCCTATGCTACGGCCGCGAAAGCGACTGCGCCCGGTGGACTTTCTCGTCCTCGGCGTCGGCGTCTTCCTGATCGCGGTGGCGCTGCGGCTGTTCCGCGATATGTCCGTGCCGTGGACGCCCGGGTCCGGGGTGGAGGCGGTGTCGACCGATCCCGGCCGGCTGCCGTACTACGCGGCGCGCACCACGCTGCGGATGTTCCTGGGTCTGGCGGCGTCGATCCTGTTCACTCTGGTCGTCGGCCAGTGGGCGGCGCACTCGCGGCGAGCGGAGAAGGTGCTCGTCCCGATGGTCGACGTGCTGCAGTCGGTGCGGACCCTGCCGCGGGAGCTGGATGACGCCGCGCGCATGCTGCGCCTCACCCGTTGGCAGCGGCTGTGGCAGCTGGAGGTGCCGGCCGCCATGGTGCCGTTGATCTGGAACGGGATGATGAGCTTCGGCGGCGCCTGGTTCATGCTCGCGGCCTCCGAGGTGATCACCGTGTCGGGCCGGGACGAGGCGCTGCCGGGCATGGGCAGTTTCATCGCGACCGCCACCGCCGAGGGACAGGTCGGCCGACTGCTGCTGGCCGGCGAGCACGAACACACCCGCCGCGCGGCCTGA
- a CDS encoding DUF3558 family protein, with protein sequence MTRAGRAAVGIALIGLTVAGCGGSSEQRAAPATTTAAQAVLPSPDTVGLCGGVSDAEVAQATGSSGVQRVSVNPVSCAWQPAAGGDYAVVFHWFRGSSLEARRDQVTAGKPETVRVAGQSGIEWRGAQSCEVAVAFGDTDFIDWSERVSARSCQGVEQLAAATLTNAGQS encoded by the coding sequence GTGACGAGAGCGGGACGCGCGGCGGTGGGTATCGCCCTGATCGGGCTGACGGTCGCGGGCTGCGGCGGCTCCTCGGAGCAGCGGGCGGCGCCGGCCACGACGACCGCGGCGCAGGCGGTGCTGCCCTCGCCCGACACCGTCGGCCTCTGCGGCGGGGTGTCCGACGCCGAGGTCGCCCAGGCGACGGGATCGAGCGGTGTGCAACGCGTTTCGGTCAATCCGGTGAGCTGCGCCTGGCAGCCGGCCGCGGGCGGCGACTACGCGGTCGTGTTCCACTGGTTCCGGGGCAGTTCGCTGGAGGCCCGCCGGGACCAGGTCACCGCCGGAAAGCCCGAAACGGTCCGGGTCGCCGGGCAATCGGGTATCGAGTGGCGGGGCGCGCAATCCTGTGAGGTCGCCGTGGCATTCGGCGACACCGACTTCATCGACTGGTCCGAGCGGGTGAGCGCGCGGTCCTGTCAGGGCGTGGAACAGCTCGCCGCGGCCACCTTGACGAACGCGGGGCAGAGCTGA
- a CDS encoding DUF3558 family protein: MARTIARITLAALLIAALSGCSHGGSQSEVRPAADPNLLAGCGPLEDQKLAAAIGVTGMRQQSAPTVCDWTATNPGGGAVDITYAWLRDDTLAREVRIADRFGYGIERLVVKNFGGMYWRDPNDPGACAVTVADTGTVTWWVRNRDHGARPDSCAAAMNLMNATLSVDGI, encoded by the coding sequence ATGGCACGGACGATAGCGCGAATCACGCTGGCGGCGTTGCTGATCGCCGCTTTGTCCGGTTGTTCGCACGGTGGTTCGCAGTCCGAGGTGCGCCCGGCCGCCGACCCGAACCTGCTCGCGGGCTGCGGTCCGCTCGAGGACCAGAAGCTCGCCGCCGCCATCGGCGTCACGGGCATGCGGCAGCAGAGCGCGCCCACCGTGTGTGACTGGACCGCCACGAATCCCGGTGGCGGCGCGGTGGACATCACCTATGCCTGGCTGCGGGACGACACGCTCGCGCGCGAGGTGCGGATCGCCGACCGATTCGGTTACGGGATAGAGCGTTTGGTCGTGAAGAACTTCGGCGGCATGTATTGGCGCGACCCGAATGATCCCGGCGCCTGCGCGGTCACGGTGGCCGATACCGGCACGGTCACCTGGTGGGTGCGCAACCGCGATCACGGTGCGCGCCCCGATTCGTGCGCCGCCGCGATGAACCTGATGAACGCGACGCTCTCGGTCGACGGGATCTGA
- a CDS encoding AraC family transcriptional regulator ligand-binding domain-containing protein: MARFALERAARAGLDPDRIARLAGVPAWREGGEGTRVSPRYCLRVWELIERETGDPDIALRVSDESTTGEFGLLEYLFLSAATLGDALDACVRYTGSLTTSYSFRVAERSDEEIRFQVLSGVEDCRGRELLVQAAFALLVGRGRASTRYPLVPTAVTFRQAAPADPATVIELFGTRAVDFGNAADSVTLRTADLALPMKTADPELTAVLLAYAATLPATPEVGVTWLEQLGEAIDGALADGAATLEVVARRLLTSPRSLQRRLADAGTTWRREVDRARRRRLQAAEHLPRAQQAEFLGYADPASLRRAVQRWRERDDS; encoded by the coding sequence ATGGCCCGCTTCGCTTTGGAGCGGGCGGCGCGCGCCGGACTCGATCCGGACCGGATCGCCCGGCTGGCGGGGGTGCCCGCCTGGCGTGAGGGCGGTGAGGGCACCCGGGTGTCGCCCCGGTACTGCCTGCGGGTGTGGGAACTGATCGAGCGCGAGACCGGGGATCCCGATATCGCGCTACGGGTTTCCGACGAGAGCACCACCGGCGAGTTCGGACTGCTCGAGTACCTGTTCCTGTCCGCGGCGACACTGGGCGACGCACTGGACGCTTGTGTGCGCTATACCGGCAGTCTCACAACGAGTTACAGCTTCCGGGTGGCCGAGCGCTCCGACGAGGAGATCCGCTTCCAGGTGCTGTCCGGCGTGGAGGACTGCCGGGGCCGGGAACTGCTGGTACAGGCCGCCTTCGCGCTGTTGGTCGGGCGGGGGCGGGCCTCCACCCGATACCCGCTGGTGCCCACGGCGGTGACCTTCCGGCAGGCCGCGCCCGCCGACCCGGCCACCGTCATCGAGCTGTTCGGCACCCGGGCAGTCGATTTCGGCAACGCGGCCGACTCCGTGACGCTGCGGACGGCGGATCTGGCGCTGCCCATGAAGACGGCCGATCCCGAACTGACGGCCGTGCTGCTGGCCTACGCGGCCACCCTGCCGGCCACTCCGGAGGTCGGGGTGACGTGGCTGGAGCAGTTGGGCGAGGCCATCGACGGCGCCCTGGCGGACGGCGCGGCCACCCTGGAAGTGGTTGCGCGAAGGCTGCTGACCTCCCCGCGCTCGCTGCAACGCCGACTCGCCGACGCCGGAACCACTTGGCGGCGTGAGGTTGACCGCGCACGCCGCCGCAGATTGCAAGCCGCCGAACATCTTCCGCGCGCTCAGCAGGCGGAATTCCTCGGCTACGCGGATCCGGCGAGCCTGCGGCGGGCGGTCCAGCGCTGGCGTGAGCGCGATGATTCGTGA
- a CDS encoding AraC family transcriptional regulator ligand-binding domain-containing protein, with the protein MTGADSVLLARFVLTRARAAGLDAVDLARSAGIGPGAMEETSGSVPGQCYPRLWELFERRVDMPHVGLRAAERHGMGELGMMDYLLATAPTVGEGFRAVGEFGSRLSGNRRVAVIAENDRQVTFAAETAAQGRGSEVAAQASFAFLTARARQAARARITPVAVTLRERPPRRQAPYREFFGTAAVDFGAETDTFTVLRHDLDRPQHSADPRLAAVLRRSAAVATLSSPPARAWVDLLAAELDSLRDRAETPGSDPDGANFRATVTLETVSLDDIARRLGASPRTVQRRLAAAGTSWTRELASARRRTAC; encoded by the coding sequence GTGACCGGCGCGGACAGCGTGCTGCTGGCGCGGTTCGTGCTCACCCGGGCTCGGGCGGCCGGGTTGGACGCGGTGGATTTGGCGCGCTCGGCGGGGATCGGGCCGGGCGCGATGGAGGAGACCTCGGGAAGTGTTCCGGGGCAGTGTTACCCGCGATTGTGGGAGTTGTTCGAACGCAGGGTGGATATGCCGCACGTGGGACTGCGGGCGGCCGAACGTCACGGAATGGGGGAACTGGGGATGATGGATTATCTGCTCGCGACCGCGCCGACGGTCGGCGAAGGGTTCCGGGCCGTAGGCGAATTCGGGTCGCGGCTGTCGGGCAACCGCCGGGTGGCGGTGATCGCCGAGAACGACCGGCAGGTCACCTTCGCGGCGGAGACGGCGGCGCAGGGGCGCGGATCGGAGGTCGCCGCGCAGGCGAGTTTCGCCTTCCTGACCGCCCGCGCCCGGCAGGCGGCGCGGGCGCGGATCACGCCGGTCGCGGTCACGCTGCGCGAGCGCCCACCCCGGCGGCAGGCGCCGTACCGGGAGTTCTTCGGCACGGCGGCAGTCGATTTCGGCGCCGAGACCGACACCTTCACGGTGCTGCGCCACGACCTGGACCGGCCGCAGCATTCCGCCGATCCACGGCTGGCCGCGGTGCTGCGCCGCAGCGCGGCGGTCGCCACCCTGTCCAGCCCGCCCGCCCGCGCCTGGGTCGATCTCCTTGCGGCCGAACTCGATTCGCTCAGAGACCGGGCCGAGACGCCCGGATCGGACCCGGACGGCGCGAACTTCCGCGCGACGGTGACCCTAGAGACGGTGTCACTGGACGACATCGCGCGGCGGCTGGGCGCCAGTCCGCGCACCGTGCAGCGGCGGTTGGCTGCGGCCGGCACCAGCTGGACCCGGGAGCTGGCGAGCGCTCGCCGCCGGACCGCGTGCTGA
- a CDS encoding AraC family transcriptional regulator ligand-binding domain-containing protein, producing MHTSDSVLLPRFVLSRAASAGLDPTRLARAAGIPGWLLADGDARVSSDYFPRLWELFEHELDDPEATLRATGSYRLGEFGLIDYLISTADTVGAGLAVLGPFVGSISTNFRLEPGEQTETESTFDVYTVNMDGRGRDLSVQMALTSLVSRMRQMTGQPMDPVRVELRERAPRRLDAFTEQFGTARLDFGATLDRITFRNADFERTQITADPLLAAVLRRHAATMPPPPPRATEWPDRVAAALAEALDGTDPLLDQVARRLYTSPRTLQRRLAESGTTWRLEVERARKRHLEEFRSAGTHPPAHDAL from the coding sequence ATGCACACCTCCGACTCCGTGCTGCTGCCCCGATTCGTGCTGTCCCGAGCCGCGTCCGCGGGCCTGGATCCGACCCGTCTGGCGCGGGCCGCCGGCATACCGGGCTGGTTACTGGCCGACGGTGACGCCCGGGTCTCGAGCGACTACTTCCCGCGGCTGTGGGAGCTGTTCGAGCACGAGCTGGACGATCCGGAGGCGACCCTGCGGGCCACGGGCAGCTACCGGCTCGGCGAATTCGGCCTGATCGACTACCTGATCTCGACCGCCGACACGGTCGGCGCGGGCCTGGCCGTGCTGGGACCCTTCGTCGGCTCGATCTCCACCAACTTCCGCCTCGAACCCGGCGAGCAGACGGAGACCGAGTCGACCTTCGACGTCTACACCGTCAACATGGACGGCCGCGGCCGGGATCTGTCGGTGCAGATGGCCCTGACCTCGCTGGTCTCGCGCATGCGCCAGATGACCGGTCAGCCCATGGATCCGGTGCGGGTGGAGCTGCGGGAACGTGCTCCGCGCCGGCTGGACGCCTTCACCGAGCAGTTCGGCACGGCCCGCCTGGATTTCGGCGCCACGCTGGACCGCATCACCTTCCGCAACGCCGACTTCGAACGAACGCAGATCACCGCCGACCCCCTGCTGGCGGCGGTGCTGCGGCGACACGCCGCCACCATGCCGCCGCCGCCCCCGCGCGCCACCGAGTGGCCCGACCGGGTGGCCGCGGCGCTGGCCGAGGCGCTCGACGGCACCGACCCGCTGCTCGATCAGGTCGCCCGCCGCCTCTACACCAGCCCCCGTACCCTCCAGCGCCGCCTCGCCGAATCGGGCACCACCTGGCGGCTGGAGGTCGAGCGGGCCCGCAAGCGGCACCTCGAGGAGTTCCGATCGGCAGGGACGCACCCGCCCGCCCACGACGCGCTATGA
- a CDS encoding AMP-binding protein: MKHNTDAYRAARDGLLAAGTDYDAAVRDFEWPRLTGEFNWATDWFDAIARGNDRPALWIVEEDGSEQRVSFDEMADRSDRVATWLSGLGVGKGDRVMLMLGNQVELWEAMLAVAKLGAVIMPTTGALGPADLSDRIERAGARFVIANHGDTGKFDEVPGDYTRIVVGEAGPSSDTAGWQPYADASAVESAGPFRAVTEATDPLLIYFTSGTTSKPKMVQHSQISYPVGHLTTMYWIGVRPGDVHLAISAPGWAKHAWSCFFTPWLAEATVFVYNYARFDAAALLAQLRRAEVNTFCAPPTVWRMLIQADLGERPAGLREILGAGEPLNPDVIAQVEKAWGLTIRDGFGQTETTLQVGNTPGQPLVPGSMGRPAPGVPVVLVDPITGQLADEGEICLDLAAAPVNLMTGYLGDPERNAAVMAGGYYHTGDVAARDADGHITYIGRTDDVFKSSDYKVSPFELESVLIEHPAVVEAAVVPQPDDTRLAVPKAYVSLAAGWEPNAETARAILEYARDHLAPYLRVRRLEFTELPKTISGKIRRVDLRHREEQAHAAGTTIPTEYRYEDVLGETTR, from the coding sequence GTGAAGCACAACACCGATGCCTATCGTGCGGCCCGGGACGGGCTGCTGGCCGCCGGCACCGACTACGACGCGGCCGTCCGCGATTTCGAATGGCCGCGGCTGACCGGTGAATTCAACTGGGCGACCGACTGGTTCGACGCCATCGCCCGCGGCAACGATCGGCCCGCCCTGTGGATCGTCGAAGAGGACGGGTCCGAGCAGCGGGTCAGCTTCGACGAGATGGCCGATCGCTCCGACCGCGTGGCGACCTGGCTGTCCGGATTGGGCGTCGGCAAGGGCGACCGGGTGATGCTCATGCTGGGCAATCAGGTCGAGCTGTGGGAGGCCATGCTGGCGGTGGCCAAGCTGGGCGCGGTCATCATGCCGACCACCGGCGCGCTGGGCCCGGCCGATCTGAGCGACCGAATCGAGCGGGCGGGAGCGCGTTTCGTCATCGCCAATCACGGCGACACCGGCAAGTTCGACGAGGTGCCCGGTGACTACACCCGAATCGTGGTGGGCGAGGCGGGTCCTTCGAGCGACACCGCCGGCTGGCAGCCCTACGCCGACGCCTCGGCCGTGGAGTCGGCCGGGCCGTTCCGGGCCGTCACCGAGGCGACCGATCCGCTGCTGATCTACTTCACCTCCGGCACCACCAGCAAGCCCAAGATGGTGCAGCACTCCCAGATCAGTTATCCGGTCGGTCATTTGACCACCATGTACTGGATCGGGGTCCGGCCCGGCGACGTGCACCTGGCCATCAGCGCGCCCGGCTGGGCCAAGCACGCCTGGAGCTGCTTCTTCACGCCGTGGCTGGCCGAGGCCACCGTATTCGTCTACAACTACGCGCGTTTCGATGCCGCGGCCCTGCTGGCGCAGCTGCGCCGCGCGGAGGTGAACACGTTCTGCGCGCCGCCCACGGTGTGGCGCATGCTCATTCAGGCCGACCTCGGTGAGCGACCGGCCGGTCTGCGTGAGATCCTCGGCGCCGGTGAACCCTTGAACCCCGACGTCATCGCGCAGGTCGAGAAGGCCTGGGGCCTGACCATCCGGGACGGCTTCGGTCAGACGGAAACCACGCTGCAGGTGGGCAATACGCCCGGACAGCCGCTGGTGCCCGGCTCCATGGGGCGGCCCGCGCCCGGCGTGCCGGTGGTGCTGGTGGATCCGATCACGGGGCAGCTCGCCGACGAGGGCGAGATCTGCCTGGATCTGGCCGCGGCGCCGGTCAATCTGATGACCGGCTATCTCGGTGACCCCGAACGCAATGCCGCGGTCATGGCGGGCGGCTACTACCACACCGGCGATGTCGCGGCCCGGGATGCCGATGGCCACATCACCTATATCGGCCGCACCGACGACGTGTTCAAGTCCTCCGACTACAAGGTGTCGCCCTTCGAGCTGGAGAGCGTGCTCATCGAGCATCCGGCCGTGGTGGAGGCCGCCGTTGTCCCGCAACCCGACGACACGCGGCTCGCCGTGCCGAAGGCATACGTTTCGCTGGCGGCCGGGTGGGAACCCAACGCCGAAACCGCCCGAGCCATCCTCGAATACGCCCGCGATCACCTGGCGCCCTACCTCCGGGTGCGCCGCCTGGAATTCACCGAGCTACCGAAGACCATCTCCGGCAAGATCCGCCGCGTCGACCTGCGCCACCGCGAGGAGCAGGCACACGCGGCGGGCACCACCATCCCCACCGAGTACCGCTACGAGGACGTCCTGGGCGAAACCACCCGCTGA
- a CDS encoding AMP-binding protein, which produces MSESTSYTYGVCDAPLLGDTIGANLDRTTAAHPDREALIDYTTGARWTYREFTAEVDALALGLLAAGIGKGDRVGIWAPNCPQWTLTQYATAKIGAILVNINPAYRSHELRYVLGQAGIRLLVAAPSFKTSDYAAMIDEVRPECPELEQVVLLDSIEWRDLFATGRAADPDLLAAAQSALSTDDPINIQYTSGTTGFPKGATLSHHNILNNGYFVGELCGYTEQDRICIPVPFYHCFGMVMGNLAATTHGAAMVIPAPSFDARATLEAVAAERCTSLYGVPTMFIAELADPDFDAYDLSSLRTGIMAGSPCPVEVMKQVIERMGMREVSICYGMTETSPVSTQTRRDDSLVQRTATVGRAGPHLEIKIVDPVTGVTVPIGQSGELCTRGYSVMLGYWGQPEKTAEAIDAARWMHTGDLATMDADGYVAITGRIKDMVIRGGENIYPREIEEFLYTHPDILDAQVIGVPDAKYGEELMAWVRLRPGATELTAAGLREFCTGKLAHFKVPRYVHVVEEFPMTVTGKIRKVEMREISARLLGLTEENA; this is translated from the coding sequence GTGAGCGAGAGCACGAGCTACACCTACGGAGTCTGTGACGCTCCCCTGCTGGGCGACACCATCGGGGCGAACCTGGACCGGACCACCGCGGCGCATCCGGACCGCGAGGCCCTCATCGACTACACCACCGGCGCGCGCTGGACCTACCGCGAGTTCACCGCCGAGGTGGACGCGCTGGCCCTGGGCCTGCTGGCGGCCGGCATCGGCAAGGGCGACCGGGTGGGCATTTGGGCCCCGAACTGCCCGCAGTGGACCCTGACCCAGTACGCGACCGCCAAGATCGGCGCGATCCTGGTCAATATCAATCCGGCCTACCGCTCCCACGAGCTGCGCTACGTGCTGGGCCAGGCCGGGATCCGGCTGCTGGTGGCGGCCCCCTCGTTCAAGACCTCCGACTACGCGGCCATGATCGACGAGGTGCGCCCGGAGTGCCCGGAGCTCGAGCAGGTGGTGCTGCTGGACAGCATCGAGTGGCGTGATCTGTTCGCCACCGGCCGCGCGGCCGATCCGGACCTGCTGGCGGCGGCGCAGTCGGCGCTGTCCACCGACGATCCGATCAATATCCAGTACACGTCCGGCACAACGGGTTTCCCCAAGGGCGCGACGCTGAGCCACCACAATATCCTGAACAACGGCTATTTCGTGGGCGAGCTGTGCGGCTACACCGAGCAGGACCGCATCTGCATCCCGGTCCCCTTCTATCACTGTTTCGGCATGGTGATGGGCAATCTGGCCGCCACCACGCACGGCGCGGCCATGGTAATTCCGGCCCCGTCGTTCGACGCGCGCGCCACCCTGGAAGCCGTTGCGGCCGAACGCTGCACCTCGCTGTACGGGGTGCCGACCATGTTCATCGCCGAGCTGGCCGATCCGGATTTCGACGCCTACGACCTGTCCTCGCTGCGCACCGGCATCATGGCCGGATCACCGTGCCCGGTGGAGGTGATGAAGCAGGTCATCGAGCGCATGGGCATGCGCGAGGTGAGCATCTGTTACGGCATGACCGAGACCAGCCCGGTCTCCACCCAGACCCGCCGCGACGATTCGCTGGTGCAGCGCACCGCCACCGTCGGGCGGGCCGGGCCGCACCTGGAGATCAAGATCGTGGACCCGGTGACCGGCGTGACGGTCCCGATCGGGCAGTCGGGCGAGCTGTGCACCCGCGGGTATTCGGTCATGCTCGGCTACTGGGGTCAGCCGGAGAAGACCGCCGAGGCCATCGACGCCGCCCGCTGGATGCACACCGGCGACCTGGCCACCATGGACGCCGACGGCTACGTCGCCATCACCGGGCGCATCAAGGACATGGTGATCCGGGGCGGCGAGAACATCTACCCGCGCGAGATCGAGGAGTTCCTCTACACCCACCCCGACATCCTCGACGCCCAGGTGATCGGCGTGCCCGACGCCAAGTACGGCGAGGAGCTGATGGCGTGGGTCCGGTTGCGGCCGGGCGCGACCGAATTGACCGCCGCAGGTCTGCGCGAGTTCTGCACCGGCAAGCTCGCCCATTTCAAGGTGCCGCGTTACGTGCATGTCGTCGAGGAGTTCCCGATGACGGTGACCGGCAAGATCCGCAAGGTCGAGATGCGCGAGATCAGCGCGCGGTTGCTCGGCCTGACCGAGGAGAACGCGTGA